Proteins encoded by one window of Gordonia jinghuaiqii:
- a CDS encoding nucleotide disphospho-sugar-binding domain-containing protein yields MRFAFAVHGSRGDIQPAVAIGAELARRGHEVRFAVPEDLVDLTAATGLPTRTLAPSTAELLASPLVKERLKSKNPRVRLRALGEVSEHGRATSEQVMGELADISDLLVTGPLAQDRADAIAQSRGIAFVPLHYCPLRPNTSLDVRYRTYPRPVSRAMWRLADQTYWMTVRGADRRLRDELGLPPVKGPLGGRLRGRGVPEIQAYDAALFPGLARDWGSQRPLVGFLLPDKDVREAMTVGGDSTQQATDWAIADEPPVYVGFGSMKITGEQINGIVSALLDRGLRVIGHTDHALPGHDRLLHIDTPVDHEALLPRCRGAVHHGGAGTTAAATRAGIPSVIAWLSADQPMWAAALRKAGAGAGNRLTRFSPSDLDPLTDPAVATNAARLAGQLTPPAEAVDRACEILLGACASS; encoded by the coding sequence ATGAGGTTCGCGTTCGCCGTCCACGGCAGCCGAGGGGACATACAGCCGGCGGTCGCGATCGGTGCCGAGCTCGCCCGCCGAGGGCATGAGGTCCGGTTCGCGGTCCCCGAGGATCTGGTCGACCTGACCGCCGCGACCGGTCTGCCGACCCGGACGCTGGCGCCGTCGACCGCCGAACTCCTGGCCAGTCCGTTGGTGAAGGAGCGGTTGAAGTCCAAGAATCCGCGGGTTCGACTGCGGGCACTCGGGGAGGTCTCCGAGCACGGACGCGCGACGTCGGAGCAGGTGATGGGTGAGCTCGCCGACATCTCCGACCTTCTCGTCACCGGACCCCTGGCACAGGACCGGGCGGACGCGATCGCGCAGAGTCGCGGAATCGCTTTCGTGCCTCTGCATTACTGCCCGCTCCGCCCCAACACGAGCCTCGACGTCCGCTACCGCACTTACCCGCGCCCGGTCTCCCGGGCGATGTGGCGGCTGGCCGATCAGACGTACTGGATGACGGTGCGCGGCGCGGACCGCAGGTTGCGCGACGAACTCGGGCTCCCGCCGGTGAAGGGCCCGCTCGGCGGCCGGCTCCGAGGCCGCGGTGTGCCCGAGATCCAGGCCTACGACGCGGCACTCTTCCCCGGTCTCGCCCGGGACTGGGGTTCTCAACGTCCCCTCGTCGGATTCCTGTTGCCCGACAAAGATGTTCGCGAGGCAATGACTGTGGGCGGTGACTCGACGCAGCAGGCCACCGACTGGGCCATCGCCGACGAGCCGCCCGTCTACGTCGGCTTCGGCAGCATGAAGATCACCGGCGAGCAGATCAACGGCATCGTGTCGGCCCTGCTCGACCGCGGTCTGCGGGTCATCGGGCACACCGATCACGCACTACCCGGTCATGATCGGCTGCTGCACATCGACACCCCCGTCGACCACGAGGCCCTGCTGCCCCGTTGTCGCGGGGCGGTGCACCACGGTGGTGCGGGCACGACCGCGGCCGCGACCCGCGCGGGCATCCCCTCGGTGATCGCCTGGCTCAGCGCCGACCAGCCGATGTGGGCGGCGGCCCTTCGTAAAGCGGGTGCGGGAGCGGGCAATCGGCTCACACGGTTCTCACCGTCGGATCTGGACCCGCTCACCGACCCCGCGGTCGCGACGAATGCCGCGCGTCTCGCCGGACAACTCACGCCGCCCGCCGAAGCGGTCGACCGGGCCTGCGAGATCCTTCTGGGCGCCTGCGCGTCGAGCTAG